In Haliaeetus albicilla chromosome 2, bHalAlb1.1, whole genome shotgun sequence, a single genomic region encodes these proteins:
- the LSM5 gene encoding U6 snRNA-associated Sm-like protein LSm5 isoform X2, whose translation MKSDKEIVGTLLGFDDFVNMVLEDVTEFEITPEGRRITKLDQILLNGNNITMLVPGGEGPEV comes from the exons ATGAAGAGTGATAAAGAAATTGTTGGAACACTTCTAGGATTTGATGACTTTGTCA ATATGGTGTTAGAAGACGTTACAGAATT TGAGATTACCCCTGAGGGCAGAAGAATCACAAAGCTAGACCAGATTTTGCTAAATGGAAACAATATAACAATG CTGGTTCCTGGAGGAGAAGGACCTGAAGTATAA
- the LSM5 gene encoding U6 snRNA-associated Sm-like protein LSm5 isoform X1, translating into MAANATTNPSQLLPLELVDKCIGSRIHIVMKSDKEIVGTLLGFDDFVNMVLEDVTEFEITPEGRRITKLDQILLNGNNITMLVPGGEGPEV; encoded by the exons ATGGCGGCTAACGCGACCACCAACCCCTCTCAGCTCCTGCCGCTCG aacTTGTGGACAAATGTATAGGTTCACGCATTCATATTGTGATGAAGAGTGATAAAGAAATTGTTGGAACACTTCTAGGATTTGATGACTTTGTCA ATATGGTGTTAGAAGACGTTACAGAATT TGAGATTACCCCTGAGGGCAGAAGAATCACAAAGCTAGACCAGATTTTGCTAAATGGAAACAATATAACAATG CTGGTTCCTGGAGGAGAAGGACCTGAAGTATAA